The following are from one region of the Candidatus Krumholzibacteriia bacterium genome:
- a CDS encoding FAD-binding and (Fe-S)-binding domain-containing protein codes for MDASNVIPVTATEADPGVARLHDALRTAVADAERVQTRPIDLVAWASDASFYHLLPRAVVHPIDVDEVRRVVGVGHEFGVPVTFRAAGTSLSGQAVTDGILVVLSRAWEEIDALDDGAYVRVQPAVIGAQVNRFLVPFGRRIGPDPASIDSCMMGGILANNASGMCCGVDENAYHTIASAKVLLADGTLIDTGVPDAAATLEREAPQVAEGLRRVRAEVLADEKLTERIRTKYRQKNTTGYALNALIDHEEPIDILPRLLIGSEGTLAFIAEATLETLPTYPVKTTSFMLFDSPAQAAEATRVLAGSGARAVEFFDRASLAAVDDVARELLGQDVTFHDGSSALLVEYQVATEEELAALQTAITAAVAEIDLARPAEFTRDVARQALIWKARKGLYPAVGAVRAAETTVIIEDVAVPVDRLPECVEGLQQLFDRHGYGGSIIFGHAKDGNLHFVITQRFDDEIATRRYADFMDDLVELIAHRLGGALKAEHGTGRNIAPFVEAEWGSEALAVMKRLKAIFDPDGVLNPGVVLNDDPTCHLQNLKHLPSAAPEVDACVECGFCEKVCPSVDLTLSPRRRIAVLRHVERLRHARPLANGDGPAIDRTIDSLLADYDYAGLDTCAADGLCSTACPVGIDTGHMVKRLRDEQNGTGRHRIARWIVDNARTTETAMRLGVRSAHALEGVLGAGAVRGAVAVARKVTGWQLPDWVPSQPHAPRSLDFMTDAPPAAPEAIVFPTCVSRIMGRPRGHDASQTEILLTLCERAGVRAWAPAALGGACCGLAMASKGHAAASIDLLADLVGRLHELSDGGRVPVVIDASSCTHAALENGQTLEGAARRQWEDLDLRDVTRFARETLVPRLTIEPTDAVAFVHPNCAARHFGADTDLVACVDAASRQVIVPENLACCATAGDRGLIFPELSASALRREKGDLEAAGAQRFVSSNLTCETGLGAQTGRPFESFLYLLEETSRPAESESEGR; via the coding sequence ATGGATGCATCCAACGTGATCCCCGTCACGGCGACCGAGGCCGACCCCGGCGTCGCCCGGCTGCACGACGCCCTTCGCACGGCCGTGGCCGATGCCGAACGCGTCCAGACGCGACCGATCGACCTCGTGGCCTGGGCCAGTGACGCCAGCTTCTATCATCTGTTGCCGCGCGCCGTCGTGCATCCGATCGACGTCGACGAGGTCCGTCGCGTAGTCGGGGTCGGCCACGAGTTCGGCGTGCCCGTCACCTTCCGCGCGGCGGGAACGAGTCTGTCGGGTCAAGCGGTCACCGACGGGATTCTCGTCGTGCTGTCGCGCGCCTGGGAAGAGATCGACGCCCTCGACGACGGTGCGTACGTCCGCGTCCAGCCGGCCGTCATCGGGGCCCAGGTGAACCGGTTCCTCGTGCCCTTCGGACGCCGGATCGGCCCCGACCCGGCCTCGATCGACAGCTGCATGATGGGAGGCATCCTCGCGAACAACGCCAGTGGAATGTGCTGCGGCGTGGACGAGAACGCCTACCACACGATCGCTTCGGCGAAGGTCCTGCTCGCCGACGGCACGCTGATCGACACCGGCGTGCCGGACGCCGCCGCCACGCTCGAGCGCGAGGCGCCGCAGGTGGCCGAAGGTCTACGCCGTGTGCGCGCCGAGGTCCTCGCCGACGAGAAGCTCACCGAGCGCATCCGCACCAAGTACCGCCAGAAGAACACGACCGGCTACGCGCTCAACGCGCTCATCGACCACGAGGAGCCGATCGACATCCTGCCGCGGCTGCTGATCGGGTCGGAAGGCACGCTCGCTTTCATCGCCGAGGCGACGCTGGAGACCCTTCCGACCTATCCGGTGAAGACGACCAGCTTCATGCTCTTCGACTCTCCGGCGCAGGCGGCGGAGGCCACCCGGGTTCTCGCCGGGTCGGGAGCACGGGCGGTCGAGTTCTTCGACCGGGCGAGCCTGGCCGCAGTGGACGATGTCGCCCGTGAACTCCTCGGCCAAGACGTCACCTTCCACGACGGCTCGTCCGCCCTTCTCGTGGAATACCAGGTGGCCACGGAGGAGGAGCTCGCGGCCCTGCAGACGGCGATCACCGCCGCCGTGGCGGAGATCGACCTGGCCCGCCCCGCGGAGTTCACCCGTGACGTCGCACGGCAGGCCCTGATCTGGAAGGCCCGCAAGGGTCTCTACCCCGCCGTCGGTGCCGTCCGCGCGGCCGAGACGACCGTGATCATCGAGGACGTGGCCGTGCCCGTCGATCGCCTTCCCGAATGCGTGGAGGGTCTGCAACAGCTCTTCGATCGTCACGGCTACGGTGGTTCGATCATCTTCGGCCACGCCAAGGACGGGAACCTGCACTTCGTGATCACGCAGCGCTTCGACGACGAGATCGCCACCCGACGCTATGCCGACTTCATGGACGACCTCGTCGAGCTCATCGCACATCGCCTCGGTGGTGCCCTGAAGGCCGAGCACGGCACGGGGCGCAACATCGCACCTTTCGTCGAAGCCGAGTGGGGATCCGAGGCGCTCGCCGTCATGAAACGTCTGAAGGCGATCTTCGACCCCGACGGCGTGCTCAATCCCGGGGTCGTCCTGAACGACGACCCCACCTGTCATCTGCAGAATCTCAAGCATCTGCCCTCGGCCGCTCCGGAGGTCGATGCCTGTGTCGAGTGCGGATTCTGCGAGAAGGTGTGTCCGAGCGTCGACCTCACCCTTTCACCACGCCGGCGGATCGCCGTGTTGCGCCACGTCGAGCGGCTCCGTCACGCCCGTCCACTGGCGAATGGCGACGGTCCGGCGATCGATCGCACGATCGACTCGCTGCTCGCCGACTACGACTACGCCGGGCTCGACACCTGTGCTGCCGACGGCCTGTGTTCGACGGCGTGTCCGGTGGGCATCGACACCGGCCACATGGTCAAGCGGCTACGCGACGAGCAGAACGGAACCGGCCGGCACCGCATCGCCCGCTGGATCGTCGACAACGCGCGGACGACGGAGACCGCCATGCGCCTCGGTGTGCGGAGCGCCCACGCCCTCGAAGGGGTTCTCGGTGCCGGAGCCGTGCGGGGAGCGGTCGCCGTGGCCAGGAAGGTCACCGGCTGGCAACTGCCGGACTGGGTGCCGTCGCAACCGCACGCGCCTCGAAGCCTGGACTTCATGACCGATGCGCCGCCGGCCGCGCCCGAGGCCATCGTCTTCCCGACCTGCGTCTCGCGGATCATGGGCCGACCCCGCGGTCACGACGCGTCACAGACCGAGATCCTGCTCACGCTCTGCGAACGCGCCGGCGTCCGGGCCTGGGCCCCCGCCGCCCTCGGAGGCGCGTGCTGCGGGCTGGCGATGGCGTCGAAGGGTCACGCGGCCGCTTCGATCGACTTGCTCGCGGATCTGGTGGGCCGACTGCACGAGCTGAGCGACGGCGGACGGGTCCCCGTGGTGATCGACGCGTCGTCGTGCACGCACGCCGCATTGGAGAACGGGCAGACGCTGGAGGGCGCGGCCCGCCGACAGTGGGAAGACCTCGACCTCCGCGACGTGACCCGCTTCGCGCGGGAGACCCTCGTGCCGCGGCTCACCATCGAACCGACCGATGCCGTCGCCTTCGTGCACCCGAACTGCGCCGCGCGCCACTTCGGCGCCGATACCGACCTGGTGGCCTGCGTCGACGCGGCCAGCCGGCAGGTGATCGTGCCCGAGAACCTGGCGTGCTGTGCCACGGCCGGCGATCGCGGGTTGATCTTCCCCGAACTCTCGGCCAGCGCGCTGAGACGGGAGAAGGGCGACCTCGAGGCTGCCGGAGCGCAGCGATTCGTCAGCTCGAACCTCACGTGCGAGACCGGGCTGGGTGCGCAGACGGGCCGGCCCTTCGAGTCGTTCCTCTATCTGCTCGAGGAGACGTCGCGGCCCGCAGAATCGGAATCCGAAGGCCGATGA
- a CDS encoding L-lactate permease, translating to MLALLALLPILVALVLMVGFRWPATRAMPLAWLAAVAGALIGWDLELLYVAALSLHGVVTAVSVLIIVFGAIVILYTLKASGGMETIQWGMQQVTPDARIQAIIIGYMFTAFVEGAAGFGTPAALAAPLLISLGFPPLAAAVVCLVFNSFPVTFGAVGTPIVLGLRYVHPLVERAIAADVPGLPFDSVEGFNALVGQWATVLHAPMIILLPIFVLGFMTRSFGPERSWAPGLRAWRFCVFAAVSFLVPYLAFAWLVGPEFPSLIGGLVGLGVIVLGAKKGWFVPAETWDFGPRTGWDADWTGEITADTSGELKPRMSQFRAWLPYVLIGAILVVTRIPELGLKDVLSGVAIPFDGILGFENVNNAIAILYLPGTIPFVLVALLTIGLHRMPGPAVRAAWGESVAKMKNPAIALVFAVALVSIFRLSATNPQGLPSMPLALAEVVAATVGNAWPVVASFIGGLGSFITGSNTVSDLLFAEFQWGVATELGLSRTITVAAQAVGGAMGNMVCIHNIVAVCAVVGLSGREGVILRRTVWPFLVYGLVVGIVASLLMLVAFPDTF from the coding sequence GTGCTCGCTCTTCTCGCCCTGCTCCCGATCCTCGTCGCGCTGGTCCTCATGGTCGGGTTCCGCTGGCCGGCCACCCGTGCCATGCCGCTCGCCTGGCTGGCCGCCGTCGCCGGAGCCCTGATCGGTTGGGACCTCGAACTCCTGTACGTGGCCGCCCTCTCGCTGCACGGCGTCGTGACAGCGGTGAGCGTCCTGATCATCGTCTTCGGTGCGATCGTCATCCTCTACACGCTCAAGGCCAGCGGCGGGATGGAGACGATCCAGTGGGGAATGCAACAGGTCACACCCGACGCCCGGATCCAGGCGATCATCATCGGCTACATGTTCACGGCCTTCGTCGAGGGCGCCGCCGGCTTCGGCACTCCCGCCGCTCTCGCCGCCCCTCTGTTGATCTCGCTCGGCTTCCCTCCCCTCGCGGCGGCCGTGGTGTGCCTGGTCTTCAACTCCTTCCCGGTGACCTTCGGCGCCGTGGGGACACCGATCGTCCTGGGGCTCCGCTACGTGCACCCACTGGTCGAGCGCGCGATCGCCGCCGACGTTCCCGGGCTTCCCTTCGATTCGGTCGAGGGCTTCAACGCGCTCGTCGGGCAGTGGGCGACCGTGCTCCACGCGCCGATGATCATCCTGCTGCCGATCTTCGTTCTCGGCTTCATGACCCGGTCGTTCGGGCCCGAGCGATCGTGGGCTCCCGGACTGCGCGCGTGGCGCTTCTGCGTGTTCGCGGCCGTGTCCTTCCTGGTCCCCTACCTGGCCTTCGCCTGGCTGGTCGGCCCCGAGTTCCCGTCGCTGATCGGCGGCCTGGTGGGCCTCGGCGTGATCGTCCTGGGTGCGAAGAAGGGCTGGTTCGTCCCCGCCGAAACGTGGGACTTCGGCCCACGCACCGGATGGGATGCCGACTGGACGGGCGAGATCACCGCCGACACCTCCGGCGAGTTGAAGCCGCGCATGTCGCAGTTCCGGGCCTGGCTGCCCTACGTGCTGATCGGCGCGATCCTGGTGGTGACCCGGATCCCGGAGCTCGGACTGAAGGACGTGTTGAGCGGCGTGGCGATCCCCTTCGACGGCATCCTCGGCTTCGAGAACGTCAACAATGCGATCGCGATCCTCTACCTACCGGGGACGATACCCTTCGTGCTGGTCGCGCTGCTGACGATCGGGCTGCACCGCATGCCGGGCCCCGCCGTGCGGGCGGCGTGGGGCGAGTCGGTCGCCAAGATGAAGAATCCGGCGATCGCGCTGGTCTTCGCGGTGGCGCTGGTCTCGATCTTCCGGTTGTCGGCGACGAACCCGCAGGGACTGCCCTCGATGCCCCTGGCGCTGGCCGAGGTGGTCGCGGCGACCGTCGGCAACGCCTGGCCGGTCGTGGCCTCGTTCATCGGCGGACTCGGTTCGTTCATCACTGGCTCCAACACGGTCAGCGATCTGCTCTTCGCCGAGTTCCAGTGGGGCGTGGCCACCGAACTCGGACTCTCGCGTACGATCACCGTTGCCGCGCAGGCGGTCGGCGGGGCGATGGGCAACATGGTGTGCATCCACAACATCGTGGCCGTGTGCGCGGTGGTCGGTCTGTCCGGCCGTGAAGGGGTCATCCTCCGGCGGACGGTCTGGCCCTTCCTGGTCTACGGTCTGGTGGTGGGCATCGTCGCTTCGCTGCTCATGCTGGTCGCCTTCCCCGACACGTTCTGA
- the mce gene encoding methylmalonyl-CoA epimerase, which produces MTTIDLDRVQRVLDTLPDDVRPLTTGLDHIGVAVRSLDESVPLYRDLLGLPLLYHDEVATDRVRVAVFDLGKGHLELLEPTGDDSPIAKFIEKRGPGLHHVALRATDCARALGALKEVGVRLIDEEPRTGAGGAHIGFVHPKATGGILLELCQRSGEDH; this is translated from the coding sequence ATGACCACGATCGATCTCGACCGCGTGCAGCGGGTGCTCGACACCCTGCCCGACGACGTCCGGCCGCTCACCACCGGCCTCGACCACATCGGCGTGGCCGTGCGCAGCCTCGACGAGTCGGTGCCTCTGTACCGCGACCTGCTCGGCCTGCCCCTGCTCTACCACGACGAGGTCGCGACCGACCGCGTGAGGGTCGCCGTCTTCGACCTGGGCAAGGGTCATCTCGAACTGCTCGAGCCCACCGGCGACGACTCCCCCATCGCGAAGTTCATCGAGAAGCGCGGCCCGGGTCTGCACCACGTGGCCCTGCGCGCCACCGACTGCGCCCGGGCACTCGGCGCGCTGAAGGAGGTCGGCGTGCGCCTGATCGACGAAGAGCCGCGTACCGGCGCGGGCGGCGCGCACATCGGTTTCGTGCATCCGAAGGCGACGGGCGGGATCCTGCTCGAGCTCTGCCAGCGGAGCGGCGAAGACCACTAG
- a CDS encoding biotin/lipoyl-containing protein: MELRKKYIVRTEDRETVATLVRDGSGQVWVETSDGQQIDDAIVLDGGRTVSVRLDGRMYLVDLTARTDTALRALVNGKGGLVHLYDELGAAAADVDAGGATARELRADMPGLVVELKCAVGDTVERGQPLLVLEAMKMQNELASPGDGVVEEILVSAGQSVESNVLLVRLAESDD, translated from the coding sequence GTGGAACTGCGCAAGAAGTACATCGTCCGCACCGAGGACCGCGAGACCGTGGCCACGCTCGTGCGCGACGGCAGCGGCCAGGTGTGGGTGGAGACCAGCGACGGTCAGCAGATCGATGACGCGATCGTGCTCGACGGCGGTCGGACCGTGTCCGTGCGTCTGGACGGGCGCATGTACCTGGTCGACCTCACCGCGCGCACCGACACCGCATTGCGCGCGCTGGTCAACGGCAAGGGCGGTCTGGTGCACCTCTACGACGAACTCGGTGCGGCCGCCGCGGACGTCGACGCCGGCGGGGCCACCGCGCGTGAACTCCGCGCCGACATGCCGGGCCTCGTCGTCGAACTCAAGTGCGCCGTCGGCGACACCGTGGAGCGCGGCCAGCCCCTGCTCGTGCTCGAGGCCATGAAGATGCAGAACGAGCTCGCCAGCCCCGGCGACGGCGTGGTCGAGGAGATCCTCGTGAGCGCCGGGCAGAGCGTGGAGAGCAATGTCCTGCTCGTGCGCCTTGCCGAATCGGACGACTGA
- a CDS encoding acetyl-CoA carboxylase biotin carboxylase subunit — protein MSAVTPPPFRKVLIANRGEISIRVQSTLREMGIVACAIYSEPDRTARHTLFADEAYPVGPGPSSESYLSIERVLEAARTAKVDAIHPGYGFLSENAEFARACVDAGFTFIGPTPESMRSMGNKLSAREIMEEAGVPVVPGLTEPVADPDRAIEVAAGIGYPVLLKAASGGGGKGMRVVQSAKEMPSALDRTMGEARSAFGDPSIFVEKFIERPRHLEVQVMGDTHGNVVHLFERECSVQRRHQKVIEESPSPSIDEDTRQRLCAAAVDAARAVDYHGAGTVEFIADENDDFYFLEMNTRLQVEHPVTEEVVGVDLVRAQVEVAAGRELPWRQENLHQRGHAMEFRIYAEDPFNNFAPSLGTVLRLRTPQGAGIRNDLGIREGYTVPLHYDPMLSKLIVFGEDREACLARSRRALDEYRLLGFVHNVALHRWVVQHEEFRRGRYSTRLLDGFDPEELKAFLQDDEYDVMAAALALVEAGVGEASHATGSAPPELSRWGHVGRALMNHRNRT, from the coding sequence ATGAGTGCCGTCACCCCACCACCGTTCCGCAAGGTCCTCATCGCCAACCGCGGCGAGATCTCCATCCGCGTGCAGTCGACGCTGCGCGAGATGGGTATCGTCGCCTGCGCGATCTACTCCGAACCCGACCGCACCGCGCGGCACACGCTCTTCGCCGACGAGGCCTACCCCGTCGGGCCCGGCCCCAGCAGCGAGAGCTACCTGTCGATCGAGCGCGTGCTCGAGGCGGCCCGCACCGCGAAGGTCGATGCGATCCATCCCGGTTACGGCTTCCTCAGCGAGAACGCCGAGTTCGCCAGGGCCTGCGTCGACGCCGGCTTCACGTTCATCGGCCCCACGCCGGAATCGATGCGTTCGATGGGCAACAAGCTCTCCGCGCGCGAGATCATGGAAGAGGCCGGCGTGCCGGTCGTGCCCGGCCTGACCGAGCCGGTGGCCGATCCCGACCGCGCGATCGAGGTGGCCGCGGGCATCGGCTACCCGGTGCTGCTCAAGGCCGCCTCGGGCGGCGGCGGCAAGGGCATGCGCGTGGTCCAGAGCGCCAAGGAGATGCCCTCGGCGCTCGACCGCACCATGGGCGAGGCCCGCAGCGCCTTCGGCGATCCGTCGATCTTCGTCGAGAAGTTCATCGAGCGCCCGCGGCACCTCGAGGTGCAGGTGATGGGCGACACGCACGGCAACGTGGTGCACCTGTTCGAGCGCGAGTGCAGCGTGCAGCGGCGCCACCAGAAGGTCATCGAGGAGAGCCCGAGTCCGAGCATCGACGAGGACACCCGGCAGCGTCTGTGCGCCGCCGCCGTCGACGCCGCGCGCGCGGTCGACTACCACGGCGCCGGCACCGTCGAGTTCATCGCCGACGAGAACGACGACTTCTACTTCCTCGAGATGAACACGCGTCTGCAGGTCGAGCACCCCGTGACCGAGGAGGTCGTCGGCGTCGACCTGGTGCGCGCGCAGGTCGAGGTCGCGGCCGGCCGCGAGCTGCCCTGGCGGCAGGAGAACCTGCACCAGCGCGGCCACGCCATGGAGTTCCGGATCTACGCCGAGGACCCCTTCAACAACTTCGCGCCGAGTCTGGGCACCGTACTGCGCCTGCGCACGCCGCAAGGTGCGGGCATCCGCAACGACCTCGGCATCCGCGAGGGCTACACCGTCCCGCTGCACTACGACCCGATGCTTTCGAAGCTCATCGTGTTCGGCGAGGACCGTGAGGCCTGCCTGGCGCGCAGCCGACGCGCGCTCGACGAGTACCGCCTGCTGGGCTTCGTCCACAACGTGGCCCTGCACCGCTGGGTGGTGCAGCACGAGGAGTTCCGCCGTGGCCGCTACTCCACCCGCCTGCTCGACGGCTTCGACCCCGAGGAGCTGAAGGCCTTCCTGCAGGACGACGAGTACGACGTCATGGCCGCCGCGCTCGCGCTGGTCGAGGCCGGCGTGGGCGAGGCGTCCCACGCCACCGGTTCGGCCCCGCCCGAATTGTCGCGCTGGGGCCACGTGGGCCGCGCGCTCATGAACCACCGCAACCGTACCTGA